In Halococcus hamelinensis 100A6, a single genomic region encodes these proteins:
- a CDS encoding alpha/beta fold hydrolase, with amino-acid sequence MVSIHTYRDGLNARSDIRQTSHGPIEVSTTGTGFPVIALHGTPGGHDQGALVGRPSTENGVQLIAPSRPGYLRTPLDSGRTFESQADLVVALLDELDLEKAIIVGISGGGPPALQVALRHPERAAGLIMVSAVSKAIEDHFMGTGHRLLDRLLFTSPMLSMRDVVNQLGLRYQPEQVVDSLLSSESTLDAQQRISP; translated from the coding sequence ATGGTATCGATACACACATATCGTGATGGACTCAATGCTCGGAGCGACATACGACAGACTTCACACGGGCCGATCGAGGTCAGTACAACTGGCACCGGCTTTCCTGTTATCGCTCTTCATGGGACTCCCGGCGGTCACGATCAAGGGGCACTCGTCGGCCGACCTTCAACCGAGAACGGAGTGCAACTGATCGCTCCGTCCCGGCCAGGCTATCTTAGGACACCGCTCGACTCCGGTCGAACGTTTGAATCGCAAGCCGATCTGGTAGTTGCACTCTTAGATGAGCTTGATCTCGAAAAAGCCATCATTGTGGGTATCTCGGGTGGTGGCCCGCCAGCACTCCAAGTTGCTCTTCGACATCCGGAGCGAGCTGCCGGACTGATTATGGTCTCTGCGGTCAGTAAGGCGATTGAGGACCACTTCATGGGAACCGGACATCGACTGCTAGATCGACTTCTGTTCACCAGCCCGATGCTCAGTATGAGGGATGTAGTGAATCAGCTTGGTCTCCGATATCAACCTGAGCAAGTGGTAGATAGTTTGCTATCGTCGGAGTCGACACTCGACGCTCAACAGCGGATTTCCCCCTGA
- a CDS encoding ThuA domain-containing protein, translating to MTTVTVWNEYRHERENDTVGEIYPEGIHTVIATALESEGFETKTATLDEPEHGLPEDVLDETDVLMWWGHAAHEEVEDEVVDRVHQRVLDGMGLIVLHSGHYSKIFRRLMGTTCSLKWREAAEKERLWVVEPSHPIADEIDEYIEVPEAEMYGERFDIPAPDTLVFTSWFEGGEVFRSGCCYRRGNGRVFYFRPGHETYPVYHDETIQRVLANVASWAAPNDGPTPDFGNAEPLEDIEMTDDRSVH from the coding sequence ATGACAACGGTCACAGTCTGGAACGAGTATCGCCACGAGAGAGAGAACGACACCGTTGGCGAAATATATCCCGAGGGAATTCACACCGTCATTGCTACGGCGCTCGAATCCGAGGGGTTCGAGACGAAAACGGCAACCCTCGATGAGCCCGAGCATGGGCTTCCTGAGGACGTACTCGACGAGACTGACGTTCTGATGTGGTGGGGGCATGCAGCGCACGAAGAGGTCGAAGACGAGGTCGTCGACCGTGTTCATCAGCGAGTTCTCGATGGGATGGGTCTCATCGTTCTACACTCGGGGCACTACTCGAAGATCTTCCGACGGTTGATGGGTACGACGTGTTCGCTGAAGTGGCGTGAAGCAGCGGAGAAAGAGCGTCTTTGGGTTGTCGAACCGAGTCACCCGATCGCTGATGAGATAGACGAGTACATTGAGGTACCCGAGGCGGAAATGTACGGCGAACGCTTCGATATCCCAGCACCCGATACGTTAGTCTTCACTTCGTGGTTCGAGGGAGGCGAGGTATTCCGATCCGGGTGCTGTTACCGTCGGGGAAATGGCCGTGTGTTCTATTTCCGTCCGGGCCACGAGACCTACCCCGTCTACCACGATGAAACCATCCAACGAGTGTTGGCAAATGTCGCTTCGTGGGCGGCTCCCAACGACGGACCAACGCCGGATTTCGGTAACGCTGAGCCACTAGAGGACATCGAGATGACCGACGACCGCTCTGTTCACTAA
- a CDS encoding DUF6790 family protein has translation MSIQGQSIETAESPETNQTLVDRIVSAYPVVFVVAALAAALVQVLLLGQPIVESLLVGFLVFTVGMQGLWAFLGHYFQSDEVATSIGWPTGNPFQKEIAFTNLAFGTLGVLCIWLHGGFWIAAGLGHAIFVLGAGTVHFAEIHEHGNTHPGNRASFAAFNAAVQVVILVLLTVQFA, from the coding sequence ATGTCAATTCAAGGTCAATCAATCGAGACTGCCGAATCCCCAGAAACGAATCAAACACTCGTCGATCGAATCGTGAGTGCCTATCCAGTAGTGTTCGTCGTCGCCGCGCTCGCTGCCGCACTCGTTCAGGTACTACTGCTTGGGCAACCGATAGTTGAATCGCTCTTAGTAGGGTTCCTCGTGTTTACGGTTGGTATGCAAGGACTCTGGGCGTTCCTCGGCCACTACTTTCAATCGGACGAGGTCGCTACTTCCATCGGCTGGCCAACGGGAAATCCATTCCAAAAGGAGATTGCCTTCACCAATCTCGCATTTGGTACCCTCGGTGTGCTGTGCATCTGGCTCCATGGAGGGTTCTGGATCGCCGCGGGACTCGGACATGCAATTTTCGTTCTCGGTGCAGGGACGGTTCACTTCGCCGAGATCCATGAGCACGGGAATACACATCCCGGTAATCGTGCCAGTTTCGCTGCGTTTAATGCGGCAGTTCAAGTCGTGATTCTGGTCCTCCTCACTGTTCAGTTCGCCTAA